In the Blautia coccoides genome, AATGCCAGGAGTATGCTGGGACTGGATACTCTTCGTTTTGAAAAATTTTCCCATACGATCGATAAGGGACTCATACATCCTGACGACAGGGAGATGGTGTACAACACTTTAAAAGAAATGCCCCATTCTCTGGATACCAGAAGCATACAGCTCAGGGTAAAGGGAAAAGAAGGCCGGTATTATTGGTATTCCTGCCATCTTAAGGCTATCTTTAACGGAAAAGCCAAAGACAGCGTGGTGGTGGGCAAGCTTCAGGATATAACGGATATCAAGCAAAGAGAACAGAGATTGGTAGAAATCAGCGAGAGGGACGTGCTGACCAACACTTATAATAAGTCCGCGGTAGGGAAGATATCCCAGAGCTTAAAAGAAAATACGGCAGGTGTGCTTTTTATGATCGACCTTGATGATTTTAAAAGCATCAATGATAAATGGGGACATGAGGTCGGAGATATTGTCCTGAGAAAAGTCGGTGAGGTTTTAAACAAAACTTTTCGCTCGGATGACCTGGTGGTGCGCATGGGCGGAGATGAATTTGCAGTGTTCCTGCAGGGTAAGGTGGATTCAGAACTGGCGAAAAAGAAAGCTGATATGATATTAGAGGAGATAAGAAACATTCAGGTGGAGGGTGTGGGAAAACCGGTATCCGCCAGCATTGGTGTTGCCATAAGCCCCAGGGACGGGGCCACATTCCCACAGCTTTACCGGGCAGCGGATACGGCCATGTACCGGGTGAAAAAGTCGGATAAAGACGGTTTTTGCATCAGCAGGTGAAAAATCCATTGACAAACAGGCCATTTATGCATAAACTAAAGACAGATATGGAAAAAGCTGTGAATGGAAAGAGTAGCCTGGGAATTTTTACAGAGAAGGACAGTCACCGGCTGAGAGCTGTCCGAAAAGGAAAAGGTGAAAGTGCGTCCGGGAGCTGACCTGCCTGTCTGACAGGAAGGTCCGCAGACCTGCGTTAAAGGTATGAGCGGGGGACAGATCGTCCTCAAGTAGAGTGGAACCGCGGAGTGATATCTTCGTCTCTATATGGCAGGAACAGCCATATAGAGACGTTTTTTATTATAGAAAGGAAACAGACCATGGGATTTGTTAAACATATAAGAGAAGAATTTCAGGTTATCCAGGAAAGAGACCCGGCGATCAAGACGCCGCTGGAAGTCCTTCTGTATCCCAGCTTCCGTGTCATGATCCAATATAGAAGGGCTCACAGGCTCTATGAAAACGGCCATTATTTCCTTGCCAGATGGATTTCCCAGAGGGCAGCCAGAAAAACAGGTATTGAAATCCATCCTGGGGCAAAAATAGGAAAGGGACTGTTTATTGACCATGGTACCGGTGTTATCATTGGAGAGACTACAGTCATAGGCAATAATGTGACTCTTTACCAGGGAGTGACTTTGGGCGGCACAGGCAAAGAGACCGGCAAGCGCCACCCTACCCTGAAGGACAATGTGATGGTAAGTGCCGGTGCAAAAATACTCGGTTCCTTTACCATAGGAGAGAATTCAAAAATCGGTGCGGGAAGCGTGGTGCTGGAGGAGATACCGCCCAACTGTACTGTGGTTGGCGTACCCGGGCGTATTGTGAAGCGGGAGAATCAGAAGGTGCCAAGAAGTGATATGGACCAGATCCATCTTCCGGACCCGGTTTTGGAGGATATCAGGAAACTACAGAGTGAGAATGAAAATCTGAAATCAAAGCTGCAGAAGCTGGAATACGCATTTCAGGAATTGATAGAAGAAAAGGAGTAGAGACATGAAGATTTACAATACACTGACAAAGAGGAAAGAAGATTTTATTCCCTTAGAGGAAGGAAAAGTAAAAATGTATGTGTGCGGGCCAACCGTATACAATTTTATCCATATAGGAAATGCAAGGCCTATGATCGTATTTGACACTGTCAGAAGATATATGGAGTATAAAGGATATGAGGTAAATTACGTATCCAATTTCACAGATGTGGATGATAAGATCATTGCAAAAGCCATCGAGGAAGGGGTTCCCGCAGAGGAGATTTCTGAGCGCTATATCAAGGAATGTAAAAAAGATATGGCTGATATGAATGTAAAGCCCGCCACCACACATCCCCTGGCAACCCAGGAAATTGATGGTATGATCCAAATGATCCAGACTCTCATTGACAAGGGTTTTGCCTATGCGGTGAATGGTACGGTATATTTCAGAGTTAAGAATTTCAAGGAGTACGGTAAGCTGTCCCACAAGAATCTGGATGACCTGCAGTCAGGATTTCGTTCCATCCAGGTATCAGGAGAGGACCAGAAGGAAGATCCTCTGGATTTTGTTCTGTGGAAGCCGAAAAAGGAAGGGGAGCCTTACTGGGTATCACCCTGGAGCGAAGGAAGGCCGGGCTGGCATATTGAGTGCTCTGTCATGTCAAAAAAATACCTGGGTGAGGAGATTGACATTCATGCAGGCGGCGAGGACCTGGTATTTCCCCATCATGAGAATGAGATCGCCCAGTCTGAGTGCTGCAATGGAAAAATTTTTGCAAAATACTGGATGCACAATGCGTTCCTGAATATTGATAATAGAAAAATGTCAAAATCTCTGGGGAATTTCTTTACTGTCCGTGAGATCGGCGAGAAATATGACCTGCAGGTTCTGCGCTTTTTCATGCTGAACGCCCATTACAGAAGTCCCCTCAACTTCAGTGCAGAGCTGATGGAGGCATCCAAGAATGCACTGGACCGTATTGTGACCTGTGTGGACCAGCTAAAACATCTCCTTGAAAGTGCCCAGGGTGAGGAGCTTTCCCAGTCAGAGAAAGCAATGCTTCCGGAGATCGAAGGGCTTGTGAAGAAGTATGAGGAGTCCATGGAGGATGATTTCAATACGGCAGATGCCATCGCAGCCGTTTTTGAGCTTGTAAAATTCGCCAATACTCAGGTGGACGGCAGCAGCACCAAAGCATTTGCGGAACTGCTCTTTGATAAGATCACAGGCCTGTGTGATGTGCTTGGGCTGATGGTGAATAAAAAGGAAGAGGTCCTGGACTCTGTGATAGAAAGCCTGATCGAAGAGCGCCAGGCTGCCAGAAAGGCAAAGGATTTTGCGCGTGCAGACGAGATCCGTGACCAACTGGCCTCCATGGGCATCATTTTAAAAGACACAAGAGAAGGTGTACAATGGAAGAGAGCTTAAAAAAGTTAAAAGATATGTTTGGCCTGGAGGATACGGATATCCGTACGTATTCTCCTCTGACTTTGGCTTATATGGGAGATGCCATCTACGAGCTAATCATCCGTACCATTCTGGTGGAAAAGGGCAATACGCAGGTAAATAAGCTGCATAACCGCGCCAGCAGGCTTGTAAAGGCATCTGCCCAGTCATCCATGATAGAGAAGCTGAAACCCCACCTGACAGAGGAGGAGGCAGCCGTGTACAAGCGGGGCAGAAACGCGAAATCTTATACTATGGCGAAAAATGCCAGCATGTCAGACTACAGAAGAGCAACCGGTTTTGAGGCGCTCATGGGATACCTGTATCTCACGGAACAGTGGGAACGTATGCTGGAGCTGATAAAAATAGGTTTGGAAGAAGGAGAAACAGATGGAAGAGAAATTCCAGGAGAGTAAAGTAGAAGGCCGCAATGCGGTGCTGGAGGCATTCCGGTCAGGCCGCGTGGTGGACAAGTTGTTCGTGCTGGAGAGATGTGAAGACGGTCCGGTCCGTACCATTTTGAGAGAAGCGAAAAAACACGATACTATGGTTCGGTTTGTAAAAAAGGAACGTTTGGACCAGATGTCTGAGGCAGGAAAACACCAGGGTGTCATTGCCGTGACGGCAGCTTATGACTATGCTGAGGTGGAAGACATTCTGAATAAGGCAAGAGAGAAGGGAGAGGCTCCCTTTGTAGTGATCCTTGACAACATTGAGGACCCTCACAACCTGGGAGCGATCATCCGTACTGCCAATCTGGCAGGTGCCCACGGGGTTATCATACCGAAGAACAGGGCAGTGGGCCTTACAGCCACAGTGGCCCGCACTTCTGCCGGCGCCCTGAACTATACACCTGTGGCCAGAGTGACAAATATTGCCAGGACCATAGAGGAACTGAAAAAAGAGGGGCTGTGGTTTGTCTGCGCAGATATGGGCGGTACCAGCATGTATCAGCTTGATCTGAAGGGACCCATGGGTCTTGTGATCGGAAATGAAGGGGAAGGCGTATCCCGGGTGGTAAAAGAGAAGTGTGACTTTGTGGCATCCATTCCTATGAAAGGGGATATTGATTCCTTAAATGCTTCCGTTGCTGCGGGAGTATTGGCCTATGAAATTGTGAGACAGCGGCTTTTGGGATAAGATATGGAAAATTACGAACAATTTACGGACGAAGAATTAATAGAGCGGCTGAGAGACGGTGAGCAGGAGCTGGAGGACTATCTCATGGAAAAGTACAAGGGGATGGTGCTGAAGAAAGCGCATGCCATGTTTATCGTGGGCGGAGAACGGGAAGATTTGATCCAGGAGGGCATGATCGGCCTGTTCAAGGCTTTGAGAGATTATCAGCCGGGGAAAAGTGCTGTCTTTTCCACCTTTGCCAATCTGTGTGTGGAGCGTCAGCTTTATAAAGCCATAGAGATGTCCGGAAGGCTTAAAAACAAGCCGTTGAACTCCTATATATCTCTGAGTGAGGAGGAGAGTCCTATTCTGGACAGCCTGGCTTTTGAGCAGCAGGACCCTGAGGCTATTGTCATAGACCGGGAAAATGTGAATGTCATGCAGGAGAAGATCAGGCAGCATCTGAGTTCCTTTGAAACCCAGGTGCTGGACTCTTATCTGGAGGGAATGACGTATACCCAGATCGCGGAGGCCATGGAGAAAAGCCCCAAATCCATTGACAATGCCCTGCAGAGGATCAGGGGGAAGATTAGAGAATTCTTAGAGTAGAAGGACTGCCGAAGGCGGTTTGACATAGGACTTTTGCAGTCTGTGTGCATATTTTTGTTGTTATAAAGCCGAAAGGCTGAATAGTAAGCAGCCACATAATGTTAAAAAAATAACAGCATTGACAGGCGCTCATTTTGGTGGTATCTTAATACACAATAAGGTGAAAGGATGTGATCGCGCACATGGAGGATAGCGACGATAGTGATAGTGCATATAGCAGATTAGCTGCCCCATGTCGTATTATGGATAGGTAAGGCGTGGTCTGTATACGGAGGAATCCGGATACAGGCTGTGCCTTTTTGTGTTTTTTTAAACCCCGAATTTATGAGGGAAAATTCCATAGTACGATTTTAGGAGGTATATGAGTTATGATAGGAGCAATACTTTTACAGGTTATTTTGATTTTTTTGAATGCTACATTTGCCAGTGCGGAGATCGCGGTGATCTCCATGAATGAGACACGGCTGCGCAAGCTGACAACAGATGGCGATAAAAGGGCTGTGAAGCTGTCCGCCCTGACAGAACAGCCCGCCAGGTTTTTGGCCACCATTCAGGTTGCCATTACACTGGCAGGACTGCTGGGAAGTGCGTTTGCTGCGGAAAATTTTGCCGGGCCGTTAGTAGGTAAGCTGATAGCAGCAGGGGTGTCCATTCCGGAATCAGTGCTGAAATCCATAGCGGTATTTCTGATCACACTGATACTGGCTTATTTCAATCTGGTATTTGGTGAGCTGGTACCAAAAAGGATTGCCATGAAAAAGGCCGATTCCATGGCGCTGTCCATGTCGGGTATGCTCTATACAGTGTCCAGAGCATTTGCACCCCTGGTATTTCTGCTGACAGTCTCCACAAACCTGATCTTGAAACTTATGGGGATCAATCCGGAGGAAGAGGAGGAGAAGGTTTCCGAGGAGGAGATCCGCATGCTTCTCATGGAAGGAAACGCCCAAGGAACCATTGATGCCCAGGAAAATGAGATGATCCAGAATATTTTTGATTTTGACGATATGGATGCGGAGCAGATTTGTACCCACCGAATTGATGTGGATGCGTTGTATCTGGAGGATGATATGCAGGAATGGGAGGACACAATATGCCGCAGCCGTCATTCTTTTTATCCCGTGTGCGGTGAGAGCTGTGACGATATTGTGGGAATCCTGGATACCAGGGACTATTTCCGCATGAAGGACAGGTCACGCGAGGCTGTCATGGAGCAGGCTGTAGATAAGGCATGGTTTGTGCCGGATGGAATGAAAGCAGATGTGCTCTTTGCCAATATGAAAAAGAACAGGACATATTTTGCTGTACTGGTTGATGAATACGGCGGTGTTTCAGGGATTGCTACGCTCCACGACCTGATGGAAGCCCTTGTGGGAGAGCTTTATGAAGCGGAGGAGCCACTGCGGCCGAAGGAAATTGAGAAAATCGGTGAGAAAGAGTGGAAGATACAGGGCTGCGCACCCTTGGATGACGTTGCCGAAGCCTTAGGGATCCACCTTCCTACGGATACTTACGACACCTTCAACGGATTTATCTGCAGCATTATCGGAAGGGTACCGAAGAACGGTGAGCGGTTCGAGTGCGAATTTTTGGGCGTACGGGTCAAGGTACACTCTGTGGAAAACCATAGAATCGGCAATACCACACTCCATCTGATTGACGAAAATCCTCTGCCCTGTTAAAATAGAGGGAAGTAAAGTGTTACAGCAGAAAAGACGGGAGGTAGCAACATGAAGGAAAGAACAATTCTGGTAGTAATACCTGTGAGAG is a window encoding:
- the epsC gene encoding serine O-acetyltransferase EpsC, encoding MGFVKHIREEFQVIQERDPAIKTPLEVLLYPSFRVMIQYRRAHRLYENGHYFLARWISQRAARKTGIEIHPGAKIGKGLFIDHGTGVIIGETTVIGNNVTLYQGVTLGGTGKETGKRHPTLKDNVMVSAGAKILGSFTIGENSKIGAGSVVLEEIPPNCTVVGVPGRIVKRENQKVPRSDMDQIHLPDPVLEDIRKLQSENENLKSKLQKLEYAFQELIEEKE
- the cysS gene encoding cysteine--tRNA ligase; this translates as MKIYNTLTKRKEDFIPLEEGKVKMYVCGPTVYNFIHIGNARPMIVFDTVRRYMEYKGYEVNYVSNFTDVDDKIIAKAIEEGVPAEEISERYIKECKKDMADMNVKPATTHPLATQEIDGMIQMIQTLIDKGFAYAVNGTVYFRVKNFKEYGKLSHKNLDDLQSGFRSIQVSGEDQKEDPLDFVLWKPKKEGEPYWVSPWSEGRPGWHIECSVMSKKYLGEEIDIHAGGEDLVFPHHENEIAQSECCNGKIFAKYWMHNAFLNIDNRKMSKSLGNFFTVREIGEKYDLQVLRFFMLNAHYRSPLNFSAELMEASKNALDRIVTCVDQLKHLLESAQGEELSQSEKAMLPEIEGLVKKYEESMEDDFNTADAIAAVFELVKFANTQVDGSSTKAFAELLFDKITGLCDVLGLMVNKKEEVLDSVIESLIEERQAARKAKDFARADEIRDQLASMGIILKDTREGVQWKRA
- a CDS encoding Mini-ribonuclease 3, whose amino-acid sequence is MEESLKKLKDMFGLEDTDIRTYSPLTLAYMGDAIYELIIRTILVEKGNTQVNKLHNRASRLVKASAQSSMIEKLKPHLTEEEAAVYKRGRNAKSYTMAKNASMSDYRRATGFEALMGYLYLTEQWERMLELIKIGLEEGETDGREIPGE
- the rlmB gene encoding 23S rRNA (guanosine(2251)-2'-O)-methyltransferase RlmB, with protein sequence MEEKFQESKVEGRNAVLEAFRSGRVVDKLFVLERCEDGPVRTILREAKKHDTMVRFVKKERLDQMSEAGKHQGVIAVTAAYDYAEVEDILNKAREKGEAPFVVILDNIEDPHNLGAIIRTANLAGAHGVIIPKNRAVGLTATVARTSAGALNYTPVARVTNIARTIEELKKEGLWFVCADMGGTSMYQLDLKGPMGLVIGNEGEGVSRVVKEKCDFVASIPMKGDIDSLNASVAAGVLAYEIVRQRLLG
- a CDS encoding sigma-70 family RNA polymerase sigma factor, producing the protein MENYEQFTDEELIERLRDGEQELEDYLMEKYKGMVLKKAHAMFIVGGEREDLIQEGMIGLFKALRDYQPGKSAVFSTFANLCVERQLYKAIEMSGRLKNKPLNSYISLSEEESPILDSLAFEQQDPEAIVIDRENVNVMQEKIRQHLSSFETQVLDSYLEGMTYTQIAEAMEKSPKSIDNALQRIRGKIREFLE
- a CDS encoding hemolysin family protein, encoding MIGAILLQVILIFLNATFASAEIAVISMNETRLRKLTTDGDKRAVKLSALTEQPARFLATIQVAITLAGLLGSAFAAENFAGPLVGKLIAAGVSIPESVLKSIAVFLITLILAYFNLVFGELVPKRIAMKKADSMALSMSGMLYTVSRAFAPLVFLLTVSTNLILKLMGINPEEEEEKVSEEEIRMLLMEGNAQGTIDAQENEMIQNIFDFDDMDAEQICTHRIDVDALYLEDDMQEWEDTICRSRHSFYPVCGESCDDIVGILDTRDYFRMKDRSREAVMEQAVDKAWFVPDGMKADVLFANMKKNRTYFAVLVDEYGGVSGIATLHDLMEALVGELYEAEEPLRPKEIEKIGEKEWKIQGCAPLDDVAEALGIHLPTDTYDTFNGFICSIIGRVPKNGERFECEFLGVRVKVHSVENHRIGNTTLHLIDENPLPC